Proteins encoded within one genomic window of Sphingomonas sp. KRR8:
- a CDS encoding alpha-ketoacid dehydrogenase subunit beta yields the protein MNMIEAINSAHRVMMARDPDVVVFGEDVGYFGGVFRATAGLQKEFGKQRCFDAPISEGGIVGTAVGMAAYGLKPLIEIQFADYIYPGYDQIVSEVARMRYRTAGEWTMPMVIRSPYGGGIFGGQTHSQSPEALFTHVAGLKVVIPSTPYDAKGLLIAAIEDPDPVLFFEPKRIYNGPFDGHHDRPVTPWAKRPEAQVPDDYYTVPLAKARVAREGAELTVLTYGTMVHVAVAAAEENGVDAEVIDLRTLVPLDIAAIEASVKKTGRCLVVQEATRTSGFGAELAALVQERCFYHLEAPVERVAGWDTPYPHAYEWAYFPGPKRMKLALEKVMAD from the coding sequence ATGAACATGATCGAGGCCATCAACTCGGCCCATCGCGTGATGATGGCGCGCGACCCCGATGTCGTCGTCTTCGGCGAGGACGTCGGCTACTTCGGTGGCGTATTCCGCGCCACTGCCGGGCTTCAGAAGGAGTTCGGCAAGCAGCGCTGCTTCGACGCGCCGATCAGCGAAGGCGGGATCGTCGGCACGGCCGTCGGCATGGCGGCCTATGGCTTGAAGCCGCTGATCGAGATCCAGTTCGCGGACTATATCTACCCCGGCTATGACCAGATCGTCAGCGAAGTCGCCCGCATGCGCTATCGCACGGCCGGCGAGTGGACGATGCCGATGGTCATCCGCTCGCCCTATGGCGGGGGCATCTTCGGCGGCCAGACCCACAGCCAGAGCCCCGAAGCGCTGTTCACGCATGTCGCGGGGCTGAAGGTCGTCATCCCCTCGACGCCGTACGACGCCAAGGGCCTGCTGATCGCCGCGATCGAGGATCCCGATCCGGTGCTCTTCTTCGAGCCCAAGCGAATCTACAACGGCCCATTCGACGGCCATCATGATCGCCCAGTCACGCCCTGGGCCAAGCGCCCGGAAGCGCAGGTACCGGACGACTATTATACCGTACCGCTGGCCAAGGCGCGCGTCGCCCGCGAAGGCGCGGAGCTGACCGTCCTCACCTACGGCACGATGGTCCATGTCGCGGTTGCCGCCGCCGAGGAGAATGGCGTCGACGCCGAAGTCATCGACCTGCGCACGCTCGTGCCGCTCGACATCGCGGCGATCGAGGCGAGCGTGAAGAAAACCGGCCGTTGCCTGGTGGTCCAGGAAGCGACCCGCACCAGCGGTTTCGGCGCGGAACTCGCCGCGCTGGTGCAGGAGCGCTGCTTCTACCATCTCGAAGCGCCCGTCGAGCGGGTCGCGGGGTGGGACACGCCCTACCCGCACGCTTACGAGTGGGCCTATTTCCCGGGGCCCAAGCGCATGAAACTTGCCCTAGAAAAAGTGATGGCTGACTGA